AATTGATGCATATGATGAGCCAATAAGCGAAGAAGAATTTTTCTCTCAAAGTGAATATGATAAGTTTTTAGAATTCAGTGCCAGTGAGCCTAGTGAATATATTCCAGATATTATATCTGAATTTTGCCAAATAAACGGAATTGATGAAGATAAACGTAAAATTGGAATATTAGCTTATAATTTTGAAAAAAAAGAAAGAAGTAATTATAATATGTGGGAATCATCTGTTTTAAACAAGTATTATGATGCAATTTATGAAGACCATAATCCATTTATGTTTTCACAAAATTCATTATAGTCTTATTCTTTTTGCTGCTTGTCTAATTGGAATTTTTTACGCCCATAACATGATAATGGGTTATTTATTCCTTTACAGGACTTGTCTGGATGACATAAGCTAGGTAAATGTATTTTAATTTTCTCACAGCTCATAGGAGTATACCATTTGGTTTCTCCTTCATGATTTATATCTACTCTATCATGCATTCCAAATCCTAATTTTGATATAATATTAATTTTTTCCTGAGGCTGGTCTTCAAATAACGGTGGTGTACAGTTATCTGCAGCATCAAAAATCAAAGGTAATATCTCATTTTCAGTAATAGTTAAGTCTGGATCCATATCAGATACTTTAACTGTTTCTTCTGAGGCAAATATTCTTGGATATAATCTTGCATAAGATGCAAAAGAAGTTAATAATAAAACAATAGCATCGTTACGCCCGCCTGAAGATACTCCTTCAACAGTTGCCTTAATACATGGTGGAAATGCATCTGGATTTAGTTTTCCAGCCTGAACTGTACCGTAAATACCACCACTGCCTGCATAATATTGGTTGTATTTACTAATTTCAGTTGGAATAAATTCTTTTAGTTCTTCACCTATTTTAATAATTGCTGGGTGAATTTCAACTCTTTTAGACATTTCCTTGATTCTTTTAATGTATTCTTCTGTTTTTTGCATAATTAATCTGGATAATATTTGTTCTTTAACGCTGTCTCCGATTAATATGTTATACATTCTCTCAGGGTTTCTGTCTGTGAATTTATCACTAAATCTGTTTAAAAAATCATCTTCCTGAAGTATAATTTCACCATTATCAATCAACAAATCAGTTAATTTTAGTTTTTTAGTTGCAACAATCTCTTTAAGTGATTTCCAGTGAATACTATTGTCAACCTTAACATCATCAAGCACTTCATCAATGATTTCAGCTCTTGACATTGGAGGTATTTTAGCAAGTCTTTCTAAAATAAGAGAACCCTGTGATTCAACAAATAGTCTTGTTTCACGTGAACCAAGGTTAAACTGAATAGCTATTGCCTGACAGAGAATATGAAATGTTACAACATCTTGTTTAAATAATTCTTCATTTGTTAAATATTCAAATTCTGCCTGTGTGAAGTTTTTATTGTTCTTTTTTTCAATAGCCCACTGTATACGTTTAAGGGCTAAATCATGAAAAGATTTAGGTATAATATTATAATCCGAAAGCCTTTGATTTGTGGTTCTGGTACAAATTTCAATTAAGGATTCATCTTCATCAAATATTTGATTTAAATCTCCATAATTGCGGATTATTCCTTTTCCTTCGTTTGATAATGGATTAATATAAGAAACTTCAGCCATAATTTTAATTTTTTATTTTATGTATTAAATAACTAACTCATATTCAAAAACAATATTGATTTTATTATGTTTTAATTATGGAATTTATCCTATTTTTTATTGTAAAAAAGCTAATTTTATTATATAGGAGTAACATAATTATTAAATGTTTAAATTTAAATAAAGGGGATTATATTAAATGTCAAAAATTTTTATTTCATGTGCACTTCCTTATGCAAATGGACCTTGTCATTTAGGTCATATCCGTTCTACATATTTACCGGCTGATATCTATGCAAGATACAATCGTATGGCTGGAAATGATGTATTAATGGTTTGTGCTACTGATGAGCATGGTACTCCAATTGCTGTTAAAGCAGATAAGGAAAATAAAAAACCTATTGAAATTTCTAAAAGATATCATGACATGATTGTTCGTGATGTGGAATCTATGAACATATCTCTTGATAACTTTTCAAGAACTACTGATGAAAAACATTATGAAATTGCTCAAAAATTCTTTAAAGATTTATATGATAAAGGATTTATTTACAGACAAGATTTAGAGCAATTATACTGTCCTGAATGTAAAAAATTCTTACCTGACAGATATGTTGAAGGTTTATGCCCTGTTTGTGGTGCAGAAGCTCGTGGAGATCACTGTGAAAAATGTGGAAGAGCTTTAGATCCAACAGAACTTGATGAACCACACTGTATTACCTGTGGAACCACTCCTGTTATTAAGGACACTTATCAATATGCATTTAAGTTATCTGAATTTGAAGATGAACTTAAAGACTACATTGACAATAATGAAAACCTTCCTGCAAATGTTAAAAACTATGCTTCAAACTGGCTTAAAGAAGGATTAAATGATTGGATTTTAACCAGAGATATGGATTGGGGTATTCCTGTACCTCTTGATGAAGCTAAAGGTAAAGTATTATATGTATGGATTGAAGCATTTTTAGGTTATATTTCATCTGCTTCTCAATGGTCTGAAAAGTCTGGTAAAAAATGGGAAGAATATTGGAGCGATTTTGTTGTTCACTTCATTGGAAAAGACATTATCTACCACCACTCAATCTTCTGGCCAGGTTTATTAAAAGCATATGGATGCAAATTACCTGATAAAATTTACGCTGGAGAATTTTTATCTCTTGAAGGAGAAAAAATGTCCACCAGTAAAAATTGGGTTATTTGGATTGACGATTTTGTAAAAGACTATGATCCTGATTTACTTAGATACTTCTTAACAATCAATGCACCTTTAAACAAGGATTCTGATTTCTCATGGGATGATTTCCAAAAAAGAAACAATGACGAATTGGCTGATGTAATTGGAAACTTCTTACACAGAACATTTACATTTACCCGTAAATTCTTCGATAACAAAATCCCAGAATATGCAAATCCTTCCAATGAAGATGAAGAATTTAGAAAAGCTATTGAAGAGTTACCACAAAACGCTGGTGAATACATATCTAATTTCGAATTCAGAGAAGGTTTACTTGAAATATTTAAAGTTGCTAAAAAAGGAAACAAATATTTCAACGATCAAGAACCTTGGAAAGCTGTTAAAGAAGACAAACAAAAAGCAGCAAACTGTTTATACTTATCAAATCAATTAGCTAAAATATTGGCTTTCACTTTAAAACCTTATTTACCAACCAAAGCTGATGACATAGCTAAAATATTAAATATTGATGATTTATCCAACTGGGACGATGCAGCAGTATTCCTCCCTACAGGATATGAAATCAATAAATCCAAACCTTTATTTAAAAAGATTGAAGACGATGAGATTGCTCTTCAAAAAGAAAAATTACAAGAAAACTTAAAAACTACTGAGGATGAAAATATGAGTGATTTAATTACTATTGACAAATTTGACGAAATTGAAATTAAAATTGGACAAATCAAAGAAGCTGAAAAAATTGAAAAATCCGACAAATTATTAAAATTACAAATCGATGTAGGAGAAGAAAAACCTAGACAAATCGTTTCAGGTCTTGCTAAAGTTTACAACCCAGAAGACTTAATTGATAAAAAAGTATGTGTAATCGTAAACTTAGAACCTGCTAAATTGTTCGGAACCTTATCTGAAGGTATGGTACTTGCAGCTGGAGATTCCTGTGCATTATTAACTCCTGATGAACAAGGTAAAGTCGGCGAAAGAATTCAATAAATATATTTTAGATTAAAATGCCTGAATCTGTCCTAGTAAACAAAGCGGAAAACTTCCTAAAAGAGATAGCAAACGATGCTATTAGTCTTGAGAATATCGAAGATTTCGATACTTTTAAAGACCTCTACTTTAAACTAGATGACAGATTAGACTTTTTACAAAACTTAAAAGATGATATGGATGCACAGGGTTACACAACCCCTTTTACATCCTTAAATAAATATGGTGCAAAATCAGTAGCTGACGTTGATGTTGAGGAGATGGGTGAAAATAGTCGCCACAACAAAATATTTAGAATGAAAGCAAATACTAAGAAAAACATTCTAGATAGAGTTAAATCAGCTATTGACTCACATAAAATTGCTATTGGAAACTTGGAGCAATTTGGATATGTAAAATGCAATTCATGTTATAAAAAATATTCAATGAGTGACTACAAACAAATGGACGGTAAATGTAGTTGTGGAAGTACTGGTTTTTCATTTAAAGTCCAAAAAGATGCTACTCATAGAATAGAAATAATCCCATACTTACCATTGTCCGGTAACTATATGGTTTTAAGAAACCAACTTTCTGCTTTTGGTCGTGAATCTCTTAAAAAAGTTTTAAATATCTTAAAACAGGAACGTAGGGGTGTTGTTAAAACAATAGCTTTAGTAATTCGTTTTAGAGATAAAAACAACAGATTGGTTAGAAAAAACATTACTCTTGATTCAGAATATGTAAATAACTATGAAGAAGAAGTAAGAAGATTATATGGAAATCGTGTGAGAATTGAAGCATTGAGATTCCATAGAACAAAACCTGCTATTATTGATGATAATCATGCAAGAACTGCTCTTGCTATTGGTTATGTAAGATATAGTGAAAAGATAATCCAAGAGATTGAAGACGACATATTAAAAAGAAAACTTACTGATTTTAAACGAATCAACAAATACGATGAAATCATTGCGGAATATGAAAATAAAAACCCTGATTTCATTGATGATTATGATTTGGATGCTATTGAGAAATGGAGAAAATCTCAAATTGAAGATAATTTCAAACGCCTAGGATTTTATGACAAATTTGGAAACATAAAC
This Methanobacteriaceae archaeon DNA region includes the following protein-coding sequences:
- a CDS encoding DUF530 domain-containing protein → MPESVLVNKAENFLKEIANDAISLENIEDFDTFKDLYFKLDDRLDFLQNLKDDMDAQGYTTPFTSLNKYGAKSVADVDVEEMGENSRHNKIFRMKANTKKNILDRVKSAIDSHKIAIGNLEQFGYVKCNSCYKKYSMSDYKQMDGKCSCGSTGFSFKVQKDATHRIEIIPYLPLSGNYMVLRNQLSAFGRESLKKVLNILKQERRGVVKTIALVIRFRDKNNRLVRKNITLDSEYVNNYEEEVRRLYGNRVRIEALRFHRTKPAIIDDNHARTALAIGYVRYSEKIIQEIEDDILKRKLTDFKRINKYDEIIAEYENKNPDFIDDYDLDAIEKWRKSQIEDNFKRLGFYDKFGNINRSLSRDLKKRESVYKNIFRNIAPTLIIWDIFRYYLTTSNNSRKIDISPFPYIRVELDREQRKVFQATNRKVIETLNNFTNIKIIPVCEMDLLLYDKFKFEKEIKSSNIKFNNVALGAALIHENSDIDLESISNAFNINESKIKKEIKNIDNIKNPKSDKSKKFLDLIKK
- the priL gene encoding DNA primase large subunit PriL gives rise to the protein MAEVSYINPLSNEGKGIIRNYGDLNQIFDEDESLIEICTRTTNQRLSDYNIIPKSFHDLALKRIQWAIEKKNNKNFTQAEFEYLTNEELFKQDVVTFHILCQAIAIQFNLGSRETRLFVESQGSLILERLAKIPPMSRAEIIDEVLDDVKVDNSIHWKSLKEIVATKKLKLTDLLIDNGEIILQEDDFLNRFSDKFTDRNPERMYNILIGDSVKEQILSRLIMQKTEEYIKRIKEMSKRVEIHPAIIKIGEELKEFIPTEISKYNQYYAGSGGIYGTVQAGKLNPDAFPPCIKATVEGVSSGGRNDAIVLLLTSFASYARLYPRIFASEETVKVSDMDPDLTITENEILPLIFDAADNCTPPLFEDQPQEKINIISKLGFGMHDRVDINHEGETKWYTPMSCEKIKIHLPSLCHPDKSCKGINNPLSCYGRKKFQLDKQQKE
- the metG gene encoding methionine--tRNA ligase; this translates as MSKIFISCALPYANGPCHLGHIRSTYLPADIYARYNRMAGNDVLMVCATDEHGTPIAVKADKENKKPIEISKRYHDMIVRDVESMNISLDNFSRTTDEKHYEIAQKFFKDLYDKGFIYRQDLEQLYCPECKKFLPDRYVEGLCPVCGAEARGDHCEKCGRALDPTELDEPHCITCGTTPVIKDTYQYAFKLSEFEDELKDYIDNNENLPANVKNYASNWLKEGLNDWILTRDMDWGIPVPLDEAKGKVLYVWIEAFLGYISSASQWSEKSGKKWEEYWSDFVVHFIGKDIIYHHSIFWPGLLKAYGCKLPDKIYAGEFLSLEGEKMSTSKNWVIWIDDFVKDYDPDLLRYFLTINAPLNKDSDFSWDDFQKRNNDELADVIGNFLHRTFTFTRKFFDNKIPEYANPSNEDEEFRKAIEELPQNAGEYISNFEFREGLLEIFKVAKKGNKYFNDQEPWKAVKEDKQKAANCLYLSNQLAKILAFTLKPYLPTKADDIAKILNIDDLSNWDDAAVFLPTGYEINKSKPLFKKIEDDEIALQKEKLQENLKTTEDENMSDLITIDKFDEIEIKIGQIKEAEKIEKSDKLLKLQIDVGEEKPRQIVSGLAKVYNPEDLIDKKVCVIVNLEPAKLFGTLSEGMVLAAGDSCALLTPDEQGKVGERIQ